A genome region from Alkalimarinus coralli includes the following:
- a CDS encoding ELM1/GtrOC1 family putative glycosyltransferase: MSNKTVWILSDGLAGHYNQSIGISNALSTPLPHDAVIINIRLKHKLLRSLMRVIANHLPFLLGYRSFSFFYRHDTLPQSMPSVIISAGGNTLFANIALSKATGQTNTFSGTLKGYKPQNIAKVFTVTPLKNVPNNTVLDLPPANIAPPENPAETQPFYTLLIGGDGAGYEYTNEDWSHLAHAMASIAKRDNITWKVTTSRRTGQAVEEKLQTRLPNDCIAEAIWFSSNPQKVVKRFLAESRVIFCTEDSLTMVSEAIYAHKPTVTLQPLNMLPDNNDAKALDKYQHKQFIIRSPITQVHQQTFDKTRFCEHYPDIQTQIANAIIPELNSPQ, translated from the coding sequence GTGAGCAACAAAACCGTATGGATACTATCAGATGGACTCGCTGGGCACTACAATCAGAGCATTGGTATCAGTAATGCGTTAAGCACACCGTTACCCCATGACGCAGTTATTATTAATATCCGCCTAAAGCATAAGCTTCTCCGTTCGCTCATGCGCGTTATTGCGAACCACCTACCCTTTTTATTAGGCTATCGATCATTCTCATTTTTTTATCGGCATGATACGTTACCCCAATCTATGCCCTCTGTTATCATCTCTGCGGGCGGCAATACATTATTCGCAAACATTGCATTGAGCAAAGCCACGGGTCAAACCAATACGTTTAGCGGAACACTGAAAGGCTATAAACCACAAAATATAGCCAAGGTGTTTACTGTAACACCACTAAAAAATGTTCCAAACAATACCGTGCTTGATCTACCACCCGCTAACATTGCCCCTCCTGAAAACCCTGCTGAGACGCAACCGTTCTACACATTATTGATTGGGGGAGACGGCGCAGGCTATGAATATACTAACGAAGATTGGAGTCACCTAGCACACGCAATGGCTTCTATTGCTAAGCGCGACAATATTACCTGGAAAGTCACCACATCCCGACGAACAGGCCAAGCTGTTGAAGAAAAATTACAAACACGGCTCCCCAACGACTGTATTGCAGAGGCCATATGGTTTTCATCAAACCCTCAAAAGGTCGTTAAACGTTTTCTTGCTGAAAGCCGTGTAATATTCTGCACTGAAGACAGCCTGACCATGGTATCAGAAGCAATTTATGCCCATAAGCCCACAGTAACGTTGCAACCTCTAAACATGTTACCAGACAATAACGACGCCAAAGCACTGGACAAATATCAACACAAGCAATTTATTATAAGAAGCCCCATCACACAGGTGCACCAACAAACGTTCGACAAAACGCGCTTCTGTGAGCATTATCCAGACATACAGACACAGATAGCAAATGCTATTATCCCCGAACTTAATTCGCCCCAATAA